In the Sinorhizobium arboris LMG 14919 genome, one interval contains:
- the feuQ gene encoding two-component system sensor histidine kinase FeuQ produces the protein MAIRSLTARVLAVSTVWAVVALVVIGVVISALYRQGSERGFQDLLRAQLYNVINSISVDEKAALSGSPQLGDLRFSQPQTGWYWIVEPIGEFDTPPLISTSLGTAKLPIVSVDEVPFDIRYERFYTTTDPFGNEVEVAETEVVLDIQGHAARFRVAGNRDVLEADIDRFTRNLTIALSIFGLGGLGVNALTILFGLKPLDQVRRSLEKIRTGESERLDGAFPREIQPLANEVNALIDSNRRIVERARMQVGNLAHSLKTPIAVLLNEARVLEVPHGELVRAQADAMQTQVQSYLSRARIAAQRGSVLARTEAQPALERIMRVMRRLNPEKQFSLSINPPGLVLAMEQQDVEETVGNLLENAARYAHDKISLNVEPAPEDAREKEPGRQWIVLQIDDDGPGLDPDQIAVAMKRGKRLDESKPGTGLGLSIVSEIVGEYQGSVELSRRDVGGLRATLVLPAAV, from the coding sequence ATGGCCATTAGATCTCTCACGGCGCGCGTTCTGGCGGTTTCGACCGTCTGGGCCGTCGTTGCCCTCGTGGTTATCGGGGTGGTTATCTCCGCCCTTTACCGGCAGGGGTCCGAGCGCGGCTTTCAGGATCTGTTGCGGGCGCAGCTCTACAACGTCATCAACTCGATCTCTGTCGACGAGAAGGCCGCGCTCTCCGGAAGCCCGCAGCTCGGAGACCTGCGCTTTTCCCAGCCTCAGACGGGCTGGTACTGGATCGTCGAGCCGATCGGCGAATTCGACACGCCGCCGCTGATATCGACTTCACTCGGTACGGCGAAGCTGCCGATCGTCAGCGTTGACGAGGTCCCCTTCGATATCCGCTACGAGCGGTTCTACACGACGACGGATCCGTTCGGAAACGAGGTCGAGGTGGCCGAAACCGAGGTCGTTCTCGACATTCAGGGCCACGCCGCGCGCTTCCGCGTTGCCGGCAACCGCGATGTGCTCGAGGCGGATATCGACCGCTTCACGCGCAACCTCACGATCGCCTTGTCGATTTTCGGTCTTGGCGGCCTCGGGGTGAACGCACTGACCATCCTTTTCGGGCTGAAGCCGCTCGACCAGGTGCGCCGTTCGCTCGAAAAGATCCGCACGGGGGAGAGCGAGCGGCTGGACGGCGCTTTCCCGCGGGAGATCCAGCCGCTTGCCAACGAGGTGAACGCGCTGATCGACAGCAATCGGCGCATCGTCGAGCGCGCGCGCATGCAGGTCGGCAATCTGGCCCACTCACTCAAGACGCCGATTGCGGTATTGCTCAACGAGGCGAGAGTGCTGGAGGTACCGCACGGCGAGCTGGTCAGGGCCCAGGCGGACGCCATGCAGACACAGGTGCAATCCTATCTCAGCCGCGCCAGGATCGCGGCCCAGAGAGGGTCCGTGCTGGCGCGGACCGAAGCCCAGCCGGCACTCGAAAGGATCATGCGGGTGATGCGGCGCCTAAACCCGGAGAAGCAATTCAGCCTCTCGATCAACCCGCCCGGACTGGTGCTGGCGATGGAGCAGCAGGACGTCGAGGAAACGGTCGGGAACCTGCTGGAAAACGCCGCCCGTTACGCTCATGATAAGATCTCGTTGAATGTTGAGCCGGCCCCCGAAGATGCGCGCGAAAAGGAGCCGGGCCGCCAATGGATCGTGCTCCAGATCGACGACGACGGACCGGGGCTCGACCCCGATCAGATCGCGGTGGCCATGAAGCGGGGCAAGCGCCTCGACGAGAGCAAGCCCGGAACCGGACTCGGTCTTTCGATTGTAAGCGAGATCGTGGGCGAATATCAGGGCAGCGTGGAACTGAGCCGCCGCGATGTGGGCGGGCTGCGGGCAACGCTCGTACTCCCGGCCGCGGTCTGA
- a CDS encoding membrane protein, whose translation MTRAFASRGRIAVVASGVALAGCGTTSSGQGGAIAGLGAASTRVASSATYIEALQGGVVSRLGGVDLGRSDRQRALEAEYRALEAAPGGQPVAWQGRGVSGSVVAAAPYQVGSQNCRQYSHTVTVKGQQATARGAACRNSDGSWTPLT comes from the coding sequence ATGACGCGAGCTTTCGCGTCACGCGGCAGGATCGCAGTGGTGGCTTCGGGTGTAGCCCTCGCTGGCTGTGGCACGACCTCGTCCGGTCAAGGCGGGGCGATTGCCGGACTTGGCGCAGCTTCCACGCGCGTTGCGTCGTCTGCGACTTATATCGAGGCGCTCCAGGGCGGCGTCGTTTCGCGCCTTGGCGGCGTCGATCTCGGCAGGTCGGATCGGCAGAGGGCGCTTGAGGCGGAGTATCGGGCGCTCGAGGCCGCACCGGGCGGTCAGCCGGTCGCTTGGCAGGGGCGGGGCGTCAGCGGCTCCGTCGTGGCGGCAGCTCCCTATCAGGTCGGATCGCAGAATTGCCGACAATACAGTCATACCGTCACCGTCAAAGGCCAACAGGCCACGGCACGCGGCGCCGCATGCCGCAACAGCGATGGAAGCTGGACGCCGCTCACCTGA
- the ccmI gene encoding c-type cytochrome biogenesis protein CcmI yields the protein MFFWILVAILTAAVAAVLLLPLMRAAAPLPSRHSHDIEVYRDQLGELARDREAGLIGSEEAELAKAEIARRMLAASAADQAAAERAPKRLLSNRLAQVFIFLCLPAVGLCLYLTTGSPGVPAQPLAARLADPGGDVNILIAKAENHLALNPEDGAGWDLLAPIYMRHGRVDDAVAAYDRAIRLLGQTPTRMGGYAEALVAQAGGLVTSEAQSALQKALALDPDDPRSAFYLALGLKQEGKHAEALAAFRKLAARSPADAPWLSLVNQHIAELAAGPGPATPGNPAPGDIAAAKEMNAGDRQEMIRGMVDSLASRLKDDPANLEGWMRLIRSYAVLDQRDRAKDALHEGLRAFPATGEQGKQLLALARELGIDASGEAE from the coding sequence ATGTTTTTCTGGATCCTTGTCGCCATTCTGACGGCGGCTGTCGCAGCCGTGCTTCTTCTGCCGCTCATGCGGGCGGCAGCGCCATTGCCGTCTCGCCATAGTCACGACATCGAGGTCTATCGTGATCAGCTTGGCGAACTGGCGAGGGATCGGGAGGCTGGACTGATCGGCAGCGAGGAAGCCGAGCTTGCCAAGGCCGAGATCGCCCGCCGCATGCTGGCCGCCAGTGCCGCAGATCAGGCGGCCGCGGAGCGCGCGCCGAAGCGGCTTCTTTCCAACCGCCTCGCCCAGGTATTCATTTTCCTCTGTCTTCCGGCCGTCGGCCTCTGTCTGTATTTGACGACCGGGAGCCCCGGCGTACCGGCGCAGCCGCTCGCGGCACGGCTTGCCGACCCGGGCGGCGACGTCAACATTCTGATCGCGAAGGCCGAGAACCACCTGGCGCTCAATCCGGAAGACGGCGCCGGCTGGGATCTGCTGGCGCCGATCTACATGCGCCATGGCCGCGTGGACGATGCCGTTGCCGCCTACGACCGCGCGATTCGTCTGCTGGGGCAAACCCCGACACGAATGGGCGGTTACGCCGAGGCTCTGGTGGCGCAGGCCGGCGGCCTGGTCACATCCGAGGCGCAGAGCGCTCTGCAAAAGGCGCTTGCCCTCGATCCGGACGATCCACGCTCCGCATTCTACCTCGCGCTCGGCCTGAAGCAGGAGGGCAAACATGCCGAGGCGCTTGCGGCATTCCGCAAACTTGCGGCGCGCTCGCCGGCCGATGCGCCCTGGCTGTCTCTGGTGAACCAGCATATCGCGGAGCTCGCCGCCGGACCTGGCCCCGCCACGCCGGGGAATCCGGCGCCGGGTGATATCGCGGCCGCAAAGGAAATGAATGCCGGCGACCGGCAGGAGATGATCCGCGGCATGGTTGACAGTCTCGCGAGCCGCCTGAAGGACGACCCGGCCAACCTGGAAGGGTGGATGCGCCTGATCCGCTCCTATGCGGTGCTCGACCAGAGAGACAGGGCGAAGGATGCATTGCATGAAGGACTGAGGGCTTTCCCGGCAACGGGCGAGCAGGGCAAGCAGCTGCTGGCCCTGGCTCGGGAACTGGGGATCGACGCCAGCGGAGAGGCTGAATGA
- the ccmE gene encoding cytochrome c maturation protein CcmE encodes MTRKQKRLAIIGGGVAFLTAAVLLVMFAFSQAVAYFYVPGDLAKADVAPGTRIRLGGLVEEGSVKRGEGRTVTFAVTDTLATVPVTYTGILPDLFREGQGVVAEGAFVGGSPVFVADTVLAKHDETYMPKDVADRLKAQGVTLGGEENIR; translated from the coding sequence ATGACACGCAAGCAGAAAAGATTGGCAATAATCGGCGGCGGCGTGGCATTCCTGACGGCCGCGGTGCTGCTTGTCATGTTCGCCTTCAGCCAGGCCGTCGCCTATTTCTATGTTCCGGGCGATCTTGCGAAGGCCGACGTCGCGCCGGGGACGCGTATCCGGCTGGGCGGACTTGTCGAGGAGGGCTCCGTCAAGCGTGGCGAGGGCAGGACGGTCACCTTCGCGGTGACGGATACGCTTGCGACCGTTCCGGTGACCTATACGGGTATCCTGCCGGACCTCTTCCGCGAGGGTCAGGGTGTGGTGGCCGAAGGGGCTTTCGTCGGCGGCAGCCCGGTTTTCGTTGCGGACACCGTGCTCGCCAAGCATGATGAGACCTACATGCCGAAGGATGTCGCCGACCGCCTGAAAGCGCAGGGCGTCACGCTCGGCGGGGAGGAAAACATCCGATGA
- a CDS encoding heme lyase CcmF/NrfE family subunit — MIIELGHYALVLALATAIIQGVLPVLGVRRGDPSLMGLAANAALVCFLLVAFSFAVLTFAYVTSDFSVKNVWENSHSLKPLIYKITGVWGNHEGSMLLWLLILVFFSAMVALFGRNLPETLKANVLAVQAWIATAFALFVLLTSNPFARLVPAPGEGRDLNPVLQDIGLAIHPPLLYLGYVGFSVCFSFAVAALIEGRIDAAWARWVRPWTLAAWTFLTAGIAMGSYWAYYELGWGGWWFWDPVENASFMPWLAGTALLHSALVMEKREALKIWTVLLAIMTFSLSLLGTFLVRSGVLTSVHAFATDPTRGVFILAILVVFIGGAFSLFAFRASHLKAGGIFAPISREGALVLNNLILTTATATVLTGTLYPLVLEALTGDKISVGAPFFNMTFGLLMLPLIAVVPFGPLLAWKRGDLAGASQRLFAAAAVGLLAAAICYYALNGGPVLAPLGIGLGVYLILGALTDLVLRSGLGKVAAGVAWRRLSGLPRSAFGTSLAHIGVGITLIGIVSVTAFETETVVEMKPGAMVDVGRYSLRFDGMREGRGPNYTEEAGHFTVSRGGVAVTDIWSSKRLYSARRMPTTEAGIRTFGLSQLYVSLGDDMADGGVVVRIWWKPMILCIWGGALVMMAGGIVSLSDRRLRVGAPARARKALAVGAAE, encoded by the coding sequence ATGATCATCGAACTCGGGCACTATGCACTGGTCTTGGCGCTCGCGACCGCGATCATCCAGGGCGTCCTGCCGGTACTGGGGGTGCGGCGCGGCGATCCTTCCTTGATGGGCCTGGCAGCAAACGCGGCGCTCGTCTGCTTCCTGCTGGTCGCTTTCTCTTTCGCGGTGCTGACATTCGCCTATGTAACGTCGGATTTCTCCGTCAAGAATGTCTGGGAGAACTCGCATTCCCTCAAGCCGCTGATCTACAAGATCACCGGAGTGTGGGGAAACCATGAAGGCTCCATGCTTCTCTGGCTGCTGATTCTCGTCTTCTTTTCCGCCATGGTGGCGCTCTTCGGCCGCAACCTGCCGGAGACGTTGAAGGCGAACGTGCTTGCAGTGCAGGCCTGGATCGCGACAGCCTTCGCACTCTTCGTCCTGCTGACCTCCAATCCCTTTGCTCGGCTCGTGCCGGCGCCGGGCGAGGGCAGGGACCTCAACCCCGTGCTGCAGGATATCGGGCTGGCGATCCACCCGCCCTTGCTCTATCTCGGTTATGTCGGATTTTCCGTATGCTTCTCCTTCGCGGTCGCCGCGCTTATCGAGGGGCGGATCGATGCCGCATGGGCGCGGTGGGTGCGGCCGTGGACACTCGCGGCCTGGACCTTTCTCACCGCCGGCATCGCCATGGGCTCGTACTGGGCCTATTACGAGCTCGGCTGGGGCGGCTGGTGGTTCTGGGACCCGGTGGAGAATGCCTCCTTCATGCCTTGGCTTGCCGGAACGGCGCTTCTGCACTCGGCTCTGGTCATGGAGAAGCGCGAAGCGCTGAAGATCTGGACCGTGCTGCTGGCGATCATGACCTTCTCGCTGTCGCTGCTCGGCACGTTCCTGGTGCGCTCGGGGGTGCTGACATCCGTGCATGCCTTCGCCACCGACCCGACGCGCGGCGTCTTCATTCTCGCCATCCTGGTCGTCTTCATAGGCGGCGCGTTTTCGCTCTTCGCCTTTCGTGCCTCCCATCTCAAGGCCGGGGGAATATTCGCGCCGATCTCGCGCGAGGGCGCACTCGTCTTGAACAACCTGATTCTGACGACGGCCACGGCGACGGTGCTGACCGGCACTCTCTATCCGCTGGTGCTGGAAGCACTGACCGGCGACAAGATCTCGGTCGGCGCACCCTTCTTCAACATGACGTTCGGTCTGCTGATGCTGCCGCTCATCGCCGTCGTTCCCTTCGGTCCGCTGCTTGCCTGGAAGCGCGGCGACCTCGCCGGTGCGTCGCAACGGCTGTTCGCAGCTGCCGCCGTCGGTCTGCTTGCCGCGGCGATCTGTTATTATGCGCTAAACGGTGGTCCGGTCCTGGCTCCCCTCGGCATCGGCCTCGGCGTCTATCTGATCCTGGGAGCGCTCACCGATCTTGTTTTGCGATCCGGTCTCGGCAAGGTGGCCGCAGGCGTCGCCTGGAGGCGGCTTTCGGGCCTGCCGCGTTCGGCATTCGGCACGTCGCTCGCCCATATCGGGGTTGGCATCACCCTGATCGGGATTGTCAGCGTTACGGCTTTCGAGACGGAAACGGTCGTCGAGATGAAACCGGGGGCGATGGTCGATGTCGGGCGTTACAGCCTGCGTTTTGACGGCATGCGTGAAGGGCGCGGGCCGAACTATACCGAGGAGGCCGGCCATTTCACCGTCAGCCGAGGCGGCGTTGCGGTTACCGATATCTGGTCGTCGAAACGGCTCTATTCGGCGCGCCGCATGCCGACGACCGAGGCCGGAATCCGGACCTTCGGCCTGAGCCAGCTGTATGTTTCCTTGGGCGACGATATGGCAGATGGCGGCGTCGTCGTCCGCATATGGTGGAAACCGATGATTCTCTGCATCTGGGGCGGCGCGCTCGTGATGATGGCCGGCGGCATCGTTTCGCTCAGTGACCGGCGCCTTCGCGTGGGCGCGCCCGCGCGTGCCAGAAAGGCGCTTGCCGTGGGAGCCGCCGAATGA
- a CDS encoding cytochrome c-type biogenesis protein, with the protein MIRLLLALLLFLASVVPSFAVNPDEVLADPALEARARAISAQLRCMVCQNQSIDDSNAELAKDLRLLVRERLKNGDTDEAVISYVVSRYGQFVLLNPRFEAKTLVLWGMPAILLVVGILTLVVAARRRGARAPGVPLSDEEKERLDRLLRS; encoded by the coding sequence ATGATCCGGCTGCTGCTTGCGCTCTTGCTTTTCCTGGCGTCCGTCGTTCCGAGCTTTGCCGTCAACCCGGACGAGGTGCTCGCGGATCCGGCACTCGAGGCGCGCGCCCGCGCGATCTCTGCCCAGCTCCGCTGCATGGTCTGCCAGAACCAATCGATCGACGATTCGAATGCCGAACTCGCCAAGGATCTGCGGCTGCTCGTACGCGAGCGCCTGAAGAACGGCGACACCGACGAGGCGGTGATCTCCTACGTCGTCTCGCGCTACGGTCAATTCGTTCTCCTGAACCCCCGCTTCGAAGCCAAGACGCTCGTGTTGTGGGGAATGCCCGCTATCCTGCTCGTGGTCGGCATCCTCACCCTCGTCGTGGCAGCACGCCGCCGCGGCGCAAGAGCTCCGGGCGTGCCGCTTTCGGACGAGGAAAAGGAAAGGCTGGACAGGCTTCTGAGGTCCTGA
- a CDS encoding Do family serine endopeptidase, producing the protein MSTFKAPRPSLKTVLKTTTVAGLAAVLLTTGLPAEVAQSFAEAVRVQAPAVPSFANVVDAVSPAVVSVRVQARERVSDDESNFTFDFGGRGFEDLPEDHPLRRFFREFAPRENDRADRWRDRRGPRGEGRLRPRAQGSGFFITEDGYLVTNNHVVSDGSAFTVIMNDGTELDAKLVGKDSRTDLAVLKVDDKRKFTHVTFADDEKVRVGDWVVAVGNPFGLGGTVTAGIISARGRDIGSGPYDDYLQVDAAVNRGNSGGPTFNLSGEVVGINTAIFSPSGGNVGIAFAIPASVAKDVVDALIKDGTVSRGWLGVQIQPVTKDIAESLGLSEAKGALVIEPQAGSPGEKAGIKNGDVVTALNGEPIKDPRDLARRVAALRPGSTAEVSLWRDGKSETVQLEIGTLPSDAKETAPATGEAQPDEGQAGEEALADLGLTVVPSDDGKGVTIASVDPDSDAGDRGLKEGEKIVSVNNQEVRSADDVLKVINNAKKDGRSKALFQIEAQEGSRFVALPIAQS; encoded by the coding sequence ATGTCTACGTTCAAAGCTCCCCGTCCCTCCTTGAAGACTGTGCTGAAGACTACGACGGTTGCCGGCCTCGCAGCCGTGCTGCTGACGACCGGCCTGCCGGCCGAAGTCGCGCAGTCCTTCGCCGAAGCCGTGAGAGTGCAGGCCCCGGCCGTTCCGAGTTTCGCCAATGTGGTCGACGCCGTTTCGCCGGCGGTCGTCTCCGTCCGCGTGCAGGCGCGTGAGCGCGTCAGCGACGACGAAAGCAACTTCACCTTCGATTTCGGCGGCCGCGGATTCGAAGATCTGCCGGAAGACCATCCGCTGCGGCGCTTCTTCCGCGAATTCGCTCCGCGTGAAAACGATCGTGCCGATCGCTGGCGCGACCGCCGCGGTCCCCGCGGTGAAGGTCGTCTCCGTCCGCGTGCGCAAGGCTCCGGCTTCTTCATCACCGAGGATGGCTACCTGGTCACCAATAACCACGTCGTTTCCGACGGCTCGGCCTTTACCGTTATCATGAACGACGGAACCGAGCTCGACGCCAAGCTCGTCGGCAAGGACAGCCGGACCGACCTCGCCGTGCTCAAGGTCGATGACAAGCGCAAGTTCACTCACGTCACCTTCGCCGACGACGAAAAGGTGCGCGTCGGTGACTGGGTCGTGGCTGTCGGTAATCCCTTCGGCCTCGGCGGCACGGTGACTGCGGGCATCATCTCCGCTCGGGGTCGCGATATCGGCTCCGGTCCCTACGATGATTACCTGCAGGTCGACGCAGCGGTGAACCGCGGCAATTCCGGCGGCCCGACCTTCAACCTGTCAGGCGAGGTCGTCGGCATCAACACGGCCATCTTCTCGCCCTCCGGCGGCAATGTCGGCATCGCCTTCGCAATTCCCGCCTCGGTCGCGAAGGACGTCGTGGACGCCCTGATCAAGGACGGCACGGTTTCGCGTGGCTGGCTGGGTGTCCAGATCCAGCCGGTGACGAAGGATATCGCCGAGTCGCTCGGCCTTTCCGAGGCGAAGGGCGCCCTCGTCATCGAACCGCAGGCAGGTTCGCCGGGTGAAAAGGCAGGCATCAAGAACGGCGATGTCGTGACGGCGCTGAATGGCGAGCCGATCAAGGATCCGCGCGACCTTGCGCGGCGCGTCGCGGCCTTGCGCCCCGGTTCCACCGCCGAGGTTTCGCTGTGGCGCGACGGCAAGTCCGAGACGGTCCAGCTCGAGATCGGCACGCTGCCGAGCGATGCCAAGGAGACGGCACCGGCTACCGGTGAAGCGCAGCCCGACGAAGGGCAGGCCGGCGAAGAGGCGCTGGCCGACCTCGGCCTGACGGTGGTGCCGTCGGACGACGGCAAGGGCGTCACGATCGCATCCGTCGATCCGGACTCCGACGCCGGCGATCGCGGCCTGAAGGAAGGCGAGAAGATCGTCTCCGTCAACAACCAGGAAGTGAGGTCGGCAGACGACGTTCTTAAGGTGATCAACAACGCCAAGAAGGACGGGCGCAGCAAGGCTTTGTTCCAGATCGAGGCCCAGGAAGGCAGCCGCTTCGTCGCGCTTCCCATCGCTCAGAGCTGA
- a CDS encoding response regulator transcription factor, with protein MVTRMKILIVEDDLEAAAYLAKAFREAGIVCDHASDGESGLFMASENAYDVLVVDRMLPRRDGLSLITELRRKDIHTPVLILSALGQVDDRVTGLRAGGDDYLPKPYAFSELLARVEVLGRRKGAPEQDMVYRVGDLELDRLSHSVRRQGKEIPLQPREFRLLEYLMKNAGQVVTRTMLLENVWDYHFDPQTNVIDVHVSRLRSKIEKDFDRPLLRTIRGAGYMIKDDRAADA; from the coding sequence ATGGTCACCCGTATGAAGATTCTGATTGTTGAAGACGATCTCGAGGCCGCCGCCTATCTTGCCAAGGCCTTCCGCGAGGCAGGCATAGTCTGCGATCACGCGAGCGACGGTGAGAGCGGCTTGTTCATGGCGAGTGAGAATGCCTATGATGTGCTTGTCGTCGACCGCATGCTTCCCCGCCGCGACGGCCTGTCGCTGATCACGGAATTGAGGCGCAAGGACATCCACACGCCGGTGCTCATTCTATCCGCACTTGGCCAGGTGGACGACCGCGTCACGGGCCTTCGCGCCGGCGGCGACGATTACCTGCCGAAGCCCTACGCCTTCAGCGAGCTTCTCGCCCGCGTCGAGGTGCTCGGCCGGCGAAAGGGCGCACCCGAGCAGGACATGGTCTATCGCGTCGGCGACCTCGAGCTCGATCGCCTTTCCCATTCCGTCCGGCGGCAGGGCAAGGAGATCCCGTTGCAGCCGCGCGAATTCCGGCTCCTCGAATATCTGATGAAGAATGCCGGGCAGGTGGTGACGAGAACCATGCTGCTCGAGAACGTCTGGGACTATCATTTCGATCCTCAGACCAACGTGATCGACGTGCATGTTTCGCGGCTGCGTTCGAAGATCGAAAAGGACTTCGACCGGCCGTTGCTGAGAACGATCCGCGGCGCCGGATACATGATCAAGGACGACCGGGCTGCGGACGCATGA
- a CDS encoding sensor histidine kinase encodes MSRISVLFRTTAVRLSALYLILFSLCAAFLVFYVTGMSERLLQQQTRDAIAGEVTQIADVYDRAGINGLLRSLERRARQPGANLYVIAGPNGEILAGNVAALEPGLLDDEGWKSEPFRYRRFTDESRTDRHVALAQVLVLDNGLRILVGRDLQEPEKFRVLVRQALMVALGIMGLGALVIWFGIGRNALRRIDRMSEASTKIMAGDLSQRLPTSGSGDEFDRLSESLNAMLGRIEKLNEGLKQVSDNIAHDLKTPLTRLRNRAEAALADTEGGNQSSALEQIIAESDQLIRTFNALLMISRVEAGSAVAEMSEVDLAQIVADCVELYEPLAEDKEMRIEAEAVPGVMISGNRELISQALGNLIDNAIKYAEGAEDPLIRVEMTRSDRHVVLTVADHGPGIPENMRGEVVKRFVRLDESRSKPGTGLGLSLVEAVMEMHRGSLELAATEEDGQGLTVRMVFPAVAS; translated from the coding sequence ATGAGCAGGATCAGTGTGCTGTTCAGGACGACCGCAGTCAGGCTCTCTGCGCTCTATCTGATTCTGTTCTCCCTTTGCGCCGCCTTTCTCGTCTTCTACGTGACCGGCATGTCGGAGCGTCTCCTGCAGCAGCAGACGCGCGACGCGATCGCTGGCGAGGTAACCCAGATCGCAGATGTCTACGACCGCGCCGGAATCAACGGGCTGCTTCGTTCGCTGGAGCGCCGGGCACGTCAGCCGGGAGCGAATCTCTATGTCATTGCGGGGCCGAACGGCGAAATTCTCGCCGGCAATGTGGCGGCACTCGAGCCCGGGCTCCTCGACGACGAGGGCTGGAAATCGGAGCCGTTCCGCTATCGGCGCTTCACCGACGAGAGCCGTACCGACAGGCACGTCGCCCTTGCCCAGGTCCTGGTGCTCGACAACGGTCTGAGGATACTCGTCGGCCGTGACCTGCAGGAGCCCGAGAAGTTCCGCGTGCTTGTCCGTCAGGCACTGATGGTCGCGCTTGGCATCATGGGGCTCGGCGCGCTGGTCATCTGGTTCGGCATCGGCCGCAATGCTCTGCGCCGCATCGACCGGATGTCGGAGGCCAGCACCAAGATCATGGCGGGCGACCTCTCGCAGCGCTTGCCGACAAGCGGCTCAGGCGACGAATTCGACCGGCTTTCGGAATCGCTGAATGCAATGCTCGGGCGCATCGAAAAGCTGAACGAAGGACTGAAACAGGTCTCGGACAACATAGCGCATGATCTCAAGACGCCGCTGACGCGCTTGCGCAACAGGGCGGAGGCGGCGCTCGCCGATACCGAAGGGGGCAATCAGAGCAGCGCCCTCGAACAGATCATCGCCGAGTCCGATCAACTGATTCGTACCTTCAACGCGCTTCTGATGATCTCCCGTGTCGAAGCGGGTTCCGCCGTCGCCGAGATGAGCGAGGTCGACCTGGCGCAGATCGTGGCGGATTGCGTAGAGCTCTACGAGCCGCTGGCGGAAGACAAGGAAATGCGCATCGAAGCGGAGGCCGTGCCCGGAGTGATGATTTCCGGCAATCGCGAACTGATCAGCCAGGCGTTGGGCAACCTGATCGACAATGCGATCAAATATGCGGAAGGTGCCGAAGATCCGTTGATACGGGTTGAAATGACGAGAAGCGATCGTCACGTCGTCTTGACCGTTGCCGACCATGGGCCCGGCATACCCGAGAATATGCGCGGAGAGGTCGTCAAGCGTTTCGTTCGCCTGGACGAAAGCCGGTCGAAGCCGGGGACGGGCCTCGGCCTGTCGCTCGTCGAGGCGGTCATGGAGATGCACCGCGGTTCGCTGGAACTGGCGGCGACGGAGGAGGACGGCCAGGGGCTTACGGTCCGCATGGTTTTCCCGGCGGTTGCAAGCTGA